The genomic segment TAAAATTTCAAATTGGGCTAGTGTTTGTGGACGACCTGGCGATCTTACCTTTGATAAAGCATATACGCTTAACCCTAATACTACTTTGCCGCATTGCTCTAAATATAGGGATCCAAACCCTGGTTATGACAATTGCAATGAAGTCTATGTTTATCAATGTTCTCAGAATGGTCAATCTGTCCCTTGCAGCTCAGTATTAACTATTAAATTAGTTGGGGCCGACGTAAGGGGCGAGTGTGTCTTATAGGCATTATATAAACACAGCGTTAAGTAAATGGGAGTCGGGTCTTGAATCAGCACACAGTAAACTCGTCCAAGGTTTGAAAATATGTTAATGCAAGACCTGACCCTACGGTCTCTTGACAGCAGCAAGTCGTGACGGTCTCATAAGGTTTCATTTCAAAGAGGTTTTGCCATGGACTATTCGAGTTTAATTCAAACAGTTCAAAGCCACATTAGCGCTGGGCTGCTAGATGGCCATACAGAAGGGCTAATTATCAGCACTGGAAACGCCATCAAGGAGCAAACTGCACCGCCAGAGCAGCAAGATCAGCTGCGTGAACTCCTTACTAAGTTGCAGAAATTAGTTCCTGCTTCGAAGCCACATTTTCCTGGTTCCACAGCCACGCCGCTTTAGAGTTAGGTCCAACCAGCTATTCAAGCCAACGTGGCCAAGATATCGGGGGCTAAAGCTAAGCGTTAGGCCCACTACGACAACGTCGAAGCCGTCCCTAGCTATCTGAAGTAATACATAAAGGGAAACGGGGGAAGGTCTTGCATTAGCACATAGTAGACTCGGCCTAGATTTGAAAATATGTTAGTACAAGACCCGACCAAGCTGCAATTTGTGTGTCAATATTTCTTAAATAGGAGGATGTGCGTGGATGCAGCAACTTCAGGTTTAATTGGTGCGGCGATCGGCGGAGGTGTTACTTTGATTGCAAATCTCATTTCAATATGGCAACAAGCTAGGTCAATGAGAAATGCAAAACTCGCCTCTGAAGAAGCTTGGCTTCGTGAAAAACTTCACGAAATCTACGTTAATTGCATTTATTTCGTAGGCACCTCAAAATATGAGGAGCGCAACAAATGGATAAACTTACTACTTATTTACCATCCTGAGCGAAGTCAGCCGACTTTTTCGGAATTTTTGGACAAACACACAAAGGGCGCTCTCGCCATTGATGATATTATTGCATTGGCTGCACGTGACTCTCGTATCCAAGGTGTTTCATATCAAGCGGATGAAAATTAAAAAAATAAAGTCAGATCTTACATCTGCACATAGTAAACTCAGCCTAAGTTTGAAAACATGTTAAGACATTAAGACAAAGAATAAAGAATAACTGGGGTCCGAGTAAAGTTAAGCCTGCTTGTTTCGGCTCTGAGTGTATGAAACATAATAGAATTTAGGTTTACTCTGAACCTGGTTATTAAATCCACCTTCTTTAGCTCTAAGAGCATTAAGCATAGTAGGATTTAATTTTGTTCTGACCCCCAGTTATTAATTCCAGTTATTAGTAATCATCGCCACAATTGTCGCTCTGGTCGCAAGCAAAGATGAGATCTTCAAACTCATTCAATAGGCAATGTAATCTTACACAAAAGCGAATTATGGGAAACGATAAACTATTTGAATTATATAAAGCCAATGAATTAGCAATTCATGAAGTCAAAGCTCAATGCACAGCGGCGATGGAAGGCCCTTTTCTCATAGCACCTAGTGATTCGTATTGGTCTTCAGTGGTAAAAGTTGCATTCGTCGGGCAAGAAACGCATGGATGGCCAAGTGCCGAAGACATCCGAGATCAAATGCAAGAATATGCTGATTTCAACCTCGGAGAGGAATACTACGCCAGCCCGTTCTGGAGCGTGATCAGAAAACTTGAGCGCTCTCTTACAAATTCACAATTTTCTTCTGCTTGGTTGAATGTTAATCGATTTGATCAAGAGAGGGGGCCGCCCTCGAACGAAAATAAGCAAACACTCTCCAAGTTAGATTTTATTTTATTTAAAGAGTTAAAAATCATTTCGCCTGATGTTGTCATTTTCTTCACCGGCCCAAGTTATGATAATCGTTTATTTCACCCCCCCCCCTGTATTACACAAGCAGTTGATGGTTTTAGCGAACGGCAATTGTGCCGCTTAAATTCTAATTTGTTACCCGCCAAATCATTCAGAACATACCACCCCAATTATTTGCGCCGATCCGGCATTGAAAAATCTGTTATTGAAGTCATTTCTGCTTTGGCTGGTAATCCCCCCTCAAAAGAATCATAGCAAAAGCAGGAATGGGTTCAGGCCTTGCATTAACATAATTTCAAACATAAGCTGTGTTATTGCAAGACCTGACTCCAGCTTTCTATTATTTATTTTTAGGATGCAAAAATGCGAATCACAGTAAACATATCACTTATAGAAAATTCAGCTACTGGCAACTTTCAAAAAACACTCAATGCACAAGAAATAGAAATCACCCACGAAAACGATACTATTATGCAAAGCGTAGATGAGCTAACCTCTAAAGGAAGTCATCCATCAAAAATAATTTGGTTTCAAAGTAATGCAGACTCATTGAAAAATATTACAAATATAAAAATTACCCAAAGTAATGGAAATGTATTAATTAACGGCACGTTAAATTTTTACTACGGAATGCCCAAAAATATTGACAACCATGTGGCTTTTTATGTTCTTGAATAGACTTAAAAGACCTAACCCACTGTTGAAATGCGAATAGCTAAATACACTCTTACAAAAAAGCCCGCACGTGCGGGCTTTGCTGCCTCCTTGGGTTCGTTTACGCCAACTCGTAAGGTTTGAAGCATCACCTCCACCCCCAGCCCATCATTCAACGCCTTGATCCACTCCTGCAGCAGGGGTTCAATCTCCTTATACACAAACACGGTGGCGGCTTTTTCTAAGTCACCTAAGCCGCCAGTGTTGTTGGGGGTGATGCCCAGCAATTGTGCTGGTGCGCAGTGGGCGCTGAGCTGATCAACAAAAAGCCCAGCGCTTTGCAGGCGGAAAAATGGGAATAAGACAGATAGCAGAGTTAAGTGAGAGCGGCCACGACTGGTGGCGGGCTCACCCCAAGCAGGGCTGGCAAGTTTTATATATCCCCCTGCGGCTTACTTACTGCCTTGCGGCTTTTACAATAAAATCAACAAGGGGATATTCCCCAAATCGATTAAGCTGGAGCGTGTCAGCGGCTGGCTTGAGGCTGAAACAACAGATTGCATTTATAAGCAAATCAATACTTAGCGTAATACAGGCTCAATAAAAGAAGTCTATTTTCCTATGCGCTAGACGCCCTGCGCCTGTACTGCGATAATTTACAGAATAAGGGCGTTTATCGCAGCCTCCGTGATAACGCAAAAAAATAACCGGTTAATATACCGGACAACAGATAAGCAGCATCCACATTCAACCCTATAAAATCAAGGACTTAACAAAACCATGCTGCTTATGCTCGATAATTACGACTCCTTTACATACAACTTAGTCCAGTACTTTGGTGAGCTGGGGCAAGAAGTCCAAGTACATCGCAATGATGAAATCACCATCGAAGAAATTGAAGCTTTAAAGCCTAAATATCTGGTGGTGTCCCCCGGCCCCTGTTCTCCTTCCGAAGCAGGTATTTCTTTGGCGGCGATTCATCACTTTGCTGGCAAGCTGCCTATTTTAGGCGTTTGCCTTGGGCATCAGGCCATTGGCCAGGCTTTTGGCGGTAAAGTCATTCACGCGCAAACGCTGATGCACGGCAAGGTATCGCAAATAGAGCACAGCAATACGGGTGTGTTTAAAAACCTGCCCTCTCCTTTTACGGTGACCCGTTATCATTCCCTAGCGATTGAGCGCTCCAGCCTGCCAGACTGTCTGGAAATCACTGCATGGACAGAAGATGGCGAGATCATGGGCGTGCGGCATAAAACACTGCCGATCGAAGGGGTGCAGTTTCATCCTGAATCGATCCTTACCGAGCACGGTCACGCCATGCTGGATCAGTTTTTAAAAGAATGGGCCTGACAGAGTCTAAGCCGCTTTAAGGCCTCTGCTGTGCCTGCCTGCCGCAGGCACCAGCCCCTTTTTTTTACCCAGGATAGATTATGCGTCTTATCTTTACCCTCTCATGCGCCTTAC from the Iodobacter fluviatilis genome contains:
- a CDS encoding aminodeoxychorismate/anthranilate synthase component II is translated as MLLMLDNYDSFTYNLVQYFGELGQEVQVHRNDEITIEEIEALKPKYLVVSPGPCSPSEAGISLAAIHHFAGKLPILGVCLGHQAIGQAFGGKVIHAQTLMHGKVSQIEHSNTGVFKNLPSPFTVTRYHSLAIERSSLPDCLEITAWTEDGEIMGVRHKTLPIEGVQFHPESILTEHGHAMLDQFLKEWA